CATATTATTCATAAGAAAGAgacaaatgtaaaatattgctatgtatgaatttgtaatatataCTTACTTTATAAACTTGGCCATAGGTTCCATTACCAACAACTTCAATTAACTCGAAAATACCTGCTGGTTCCTATAACACACATGCAcacatataagtatatatacatgcatatataagtataaattatatttgtatatcaTGTTTTTTGTACAatgtatatatacaatacactgtatgatgtatattatgtataaaataatatttgaatcaACAATTTTTAACGATACTACCATGTCACGCTATTGATAATATCAATAAACTGTGTTATACATGAACAAGATATGACATCAAACTGATTATTTTCATATACTAAGAtactattaaatattttatagctCCTTAAGAAATAGATACTTAAATACAATACTTAATACTTAATATAATACTTAAATACAATACTTAAATCTTTAatattcaaataatataaaCTGTTAATATTTGTTTAACAGGTACCTGTATACACATCTGCATAGTGTATGCATGTATGTACTATATTTAGTTCACATTCTAAAATAAGTTACATATATTACAACTTAtcagagataaaaaaaattcttgcatcaatgaaaaataatacagtaatgaaagagagaaaaaagagataataataactaactataattttatatttacttaaTGATACTGTAAGTAAAAATTGTATGTATAATATCTGTTCACAATATTAACTGTTAATCTTAAATTTTAGATAATTTGTATAAATCAGACCAAAACTATAAACGCgaacaaaatacaaaaatgactaACTAAACAACTTCGAATCtccttaatttattttttaaaaagcaTTTAAAAGGCAATTTTAAGAAATTGTACAGAAATTCAACAAAACTGTATTCTCttatttccttctttcttcaTTATGCTGTGGTGCTACCAAGAAATAATAATCATCGTTTACTCTTATGAGGTTAATTATCAATCATTGAATTCATAGAAAGTACAAAAAATAGACTTCTGTGTCCATAAACAAAtatcattaaatattatattatgcctgataaataaaaatcattaaaaGTCGTAACGCACCTTCAAAGCGTTCAGATCAATGTCGTCGAGCGAACAGTTGACGCTCGGTGCCAAATTATGCGCCATCTTGATACGCCACTTGCGCTCCTTGCGAGATATCTTTTTCACTTGAGCTCAGCAAATCCACCGTCTATCCCCTTTTCTGCTTCTCTCGTTATTGTTCTTATTCCTTATTGCAATTTAAACCGTATAATAATGTAGAGatatagaaagaagaaaattccgTCTTCGCACTTACACTAACACAGAACACCAGGATCACTAACAgaaaatttgtattaaaataattcacCGGTAAACTAGTTACacgaatattttcatgaaaatttaaCCGAACACAAccgaaaaagaaaggaaatacACATAGAGCAATGGCACATGGCGTATGAAAGAACTCTAATGATCAACGAAGGAACAGTTTACCAATCAGATTAGAAAACAATACACTTCCATCACGTTCTCCctaaatttttcgtaaaatataaatgTCAATAATGCGTAATGGCAAGCAATGTATTACACACTCACAGCGCTAAGCGCTGGATTATCGTATCGTCATAACGGATGCGGCACAACCGAGCCGAGCCCAAACACCACGGCAGCGGCCGTTCTATGTCCTGTCGTACTGCTTGCTGCACGCCTCTATTCCCTCTCATTCCCTCCTTGGCACTCTCTTACTATCTTCTTCGTTCTTATGCGTGCGCACACATGCTTTTTCTGTTCTCTCTTCTTAATGTAGACAATATTTTCACCGTCTTTGTTTTTCGTGCGCTACGATTGTATACCACTATGCTTCTTGACGTCATCAGCCCAACTATGATGGCGGCAAGTACTTACTTCCCTTCCTAATTTTCttatcataaaataaaattaaacaaaaaatcATTTCACTGATGGTTTCACTATTTcccaattataattaataagtatgatgtattttaataatatttgtatatttcataaatgattatttcttttgtaaatgTACAACACCATATTTCACACAAATGGAAaatctaaataattaaaaataaaatagatggTCGTTTAACATTCTTTCTTTAatacaattttcattaaaacccaatatatttttaaataacacTATATATGTTTGGAATAATAAATACATGTTATAAAATGTGTTTATTATTATCTACTTTTATGTATATTCTTTTTGTAACACTTCCATTATAAGTAATCTATGTTATAATTAcacttatttttaaaaaatacaggACTGTAACAGCAGGACTGTAAATAACAGCAATGTATTTacatacaaataattttttaatcaatttaatTACAATTACACATAAAACAGTGtatatttacaatataaaatacaGCTGTATGGTATTCCTAATTGTAAGCCTCAATTAAGTATCAActaaattgtttaaaattatattcataataatTCTTCAACATTATAAAAAATAAGATTTTAGAttcatattacaatttttacacATACAGactatatttttagaaattttatttataaatattttttaaaaatattacttatATTCAACACAAAGCAGCTAATTTTCGCACGGTGTTTAAATCTCGAACAAGCATTTGAACCGTTTGTTTAGTTCGGGGCTGAACATCCAAGGTAGATGTATCTTCAGGATCCATAGCTTCTAAAGCTAAAAAAAGATTTGTATTTGGCTTTCTTTCCAATCTATAAAATACTTTGACAAAATTTACCAACCACAAACTTCTGCCTCGATAAATGTTAATTTTGCATCTATATGATGTTGAAAATGTTCTATGTGTTCTAATAATCGCATTCGACATTCTCCTGGGTCAATTGGCGCTTCTGGTTGTGGTATGAAAGGTTGCAACGGTGCTGACATTTCATGTTCATTTAATTCTTCATGCAAGTGATTCGCTGATATAGTTGTCGGAGATACGTTATTCTCGTATATATCTGATTGATTGGTTAATAAAtccatataaaaaataaatattacttttttgttataaataaagatgtatttttatttatctctgttttatttgttttctttttttacctgTATCTGTTTTCACCTCTGAAGGTAATGAGTTTGTATATTTTCCTTCTGAAGTATCATTTTTCGTAAGTGCATCAAGAAGAATATGACTTTTAGTTTGATGTATAATATCTTCCTTTTTGCCGTTAATTTTAGATTCATCTGGAGTTATATTATCTTCTTCTAATATCTTCATTAGTTCTGAATCTGAGGCTATCGACTTTTCATCATGATCATCTCTTAAACTGAACTTTGTTTCTGTTTTTACTTCAGTTCGATGAAAACCTTCACTTGGAATATCTGTACACTCTTTTCCTACTTTCATAATCTCCATGATTGGTACTGTTGTAACATTTGGTTTTGGTACCTCAACTTTTTCCCAATTTTTGGCCCAGAGATATAGCTTTGGATGATCTTTCTTTCTATCAcacaaattttattattaataatcattttctatattttccaaTTCAATTATAGTTATAATTGATACTTACTGAGCTACATTGATTTTTACTCTTAAACTATGTAAAACTTGCTGAATGTGTAAAAGAGCAGCAACTAGATCATAAGAACGTTTTAACATAGCTGTTCTTTGGTTAACTCGATGCTGATTTTTTGTTCTGCTAGATAATGTTGGTAGCTTTCCCTCTTTTATCCAATCTTGatcgtgaaaatattttttggaTAATCGTTGCCGATATGGATTCCGAcaaataaaacaaacatattTCTCAGGTACATCCTTTTCCTTTTCTATTGCATTGCAGTGACCATGTTGCCAACATAAACAAAGGTCGCATTGAATCATTAAACCATCTTCTTCCATAAATCCACAAGtgcaatttattatttcttctcTACGAAGCTGCTCAACTTTCACCATTTCACCATTGATCATCATCATAACTCCTTCATTCTCTACAAGAGTACAATTGCTAAGTCaccataaaaaaataattatcctTTATGGTTAAAGATACAATTCATGCATAAATATATGCTTAAACTAAAAGAAACTATGAAATAAATATCAGAATACGAGAAATAAAAGTACTCTATACATCGAAACATTTTATAACTCAAACCTAAGATCAATATAAATTTcacataaaataaagaaaaacattgaaaaaataaacaatataCCTTCCCCATCATTAGTATCTTTTTTACTAACATTCCCTTTCAAGGGATCATCTTTTTCAACACGCGAATCGTTTAGTTGAcctaaagaaaaataaaataataaaacagtaAAATACCATTTTTATTACATGGAAATAAATCAATATTAAtagcaaaattaaaaattaattaggattcaatataaaattattcgtATTGAAAATTGCATATCAAAGTAAAAAGCAACTTACTACTTTGGCTATTTTCATCACTTCTTGAATCTGATTTTCTGCGACTATATCTATACGTGGGTGTAGTCGGTCCTGCTCCTTCTATATCCATAGTACTATCATCTAAATCACCATACTCGTCCGGAAATTCTAGAATGCCCattaaaaaataacattttatatttttaatttattggaATTGATAACTTCCTTGACGctctgggcaatagattcatagctggaggagactataatgccaaacatacccaatgggACACCAGACTTGTCACAGTAAGAGGAAAAAATCTCTTGAATAGCATAAtcaccaacaatctcaactacctcaccacatatgaacccacatactggcccactgacactaacaaaataCCTGATCTACTTgacttcttcataactaaaaatatctcgccaagatatgtccaaatcaactcctcggcAGAACTCTCTTCTGACCATTCCCCCGTTATagcaacagtcagttcaacaATAATCGAGAATCCACCTAATGGCTTTATTCATAACCAACTCatcaactggcagctctttagagaagtctttaatcaTTCAACTTCAGCCTTAATTTCACTAAAAACAAATGAGGATATCGAAacagccacggaatacttaaacacgagcataataaacgctattcgCTCCTCCAAACCTACTAAGACACCTATCAGCAACCAtgaatatccccattacatattaaaaaaaatcgcagaaaaacgtagactaagaagagtatggcagacccatagaacaccggatgacaaacgcaaactaaacaacgcaactaggaagttaaccaaaatcattaaaaaatacaaaaatgactgttttcaaaaatatctcgtcaatttGTCCCCCACTGCCGACTCCAACTATTCATTATGGAAAGCTTCCAagaaactcacgcgtccccctCAAATAATTCCACCAATTCGCCGTTCGCAAGGTGGATGGGTGCGTAGctctatagaaaaagccaacttGTTTGCTAAacatctatataacgtatttaaaccccattcctccaaaATTGCCAAATGTctcctcctattgaaccctacAACACTTCTGTAGAAATTATAGAATTAATCCGTCGCCTAAATCCTAGGAAAACACCGGGGCATGACCTAATAtgcaataaagcaatcaaggaacttcttGAGGTGGTATATGTCCGTGATAGTTGTTGTTGCTGgttgtagatgtcgctgctggggtactgcaGATTTTCCTCCTAATTTAGTtgcgtagaagaaaaatcggactctgGTCActgggattcgaacccgggttccgaacgtttgtaacctaaggcgctaaccactgtgctgccgtcgtccgacactagttagtgtcgagtggtggtatttggtttgtcgagtgccgccacattcCCAtgaaagggattgcactcatcacATCAATTTTTAACgtaattcttcgccttgaatactatcccaagGCCTGGAAAATATCACTGATTActctcatccctaaacccggaaaaccaatatacaaaaatagttcctatcgcccaattagtcttctacctactttgtcaaaactattcgagaaGATGCTAACGAATCGATTCCTTCCACTCTTAGAGAATTTGAAAacactgccagatcatcaatttgGTTTTCGGAAGCAACATTCTACAACAGAGCAAACTCATCGTATAACACATAATATCAATCAAAacttagaaaagaaaaaatattgctcTGTGATATTCTAGACATTCAACAGgaattcgacaaagtatggcatgaaggacttttgttcaaactaaagaaaatcctaccacacaccaactactccatcctaaagtgCTACCCAAACAAAagacaattcatggttaaataacTAGACACCACTATCACACAACATTTCCAATAGAAGTtgacataccccaaggtagtgtcctagccctgctgttctccatctacattgtcgatttaccaatatcaacagaaataacTATAGTCACATTTgtcgacgacacagcgctattagcttCCCACGCAGACCCCATAATTGCTTCATCCACtttccagcgaagtctcgattCTATGGAAAAGTGATTtcataaatggggcttcaaagtTAACGAAAACAAGTCCACCCATGTAacattcacgctgcgaaaacaaacctgccctcaggtcaccattaacaataCAACAATTcccaacaaggacacagtcagatacctgggaatgactctggacaggagattaacataGAAACAACACATCACAGACAAATCGAAGCAACTCAAGGACAAACTTAAAAagttttattggctcattggccgtcgctccaacctaagcacgcagaacaaaattacgctctataagaccgtaataaaacctgtctgggcCTGCGGAATCCAATTATGGGGAACAGCgaataattccaacattgaaatacttcaacgcttccaatcgaaaaccctaagatccctaataaatgcgcTCTGGTATGTCACCAACGAAGCAATACATCGCaacctcaagatacccacagttaaagaagaaatatcaaaatatagcAATAGATATAGCAAGAGTCATCAAACATCAAAACTCccaattactaaattacttaacacgtcggaccagatccgcaggccAAAAAAACACTACCCGTTAGACCTAAGCACAAGATTTAACTAGATATTtagattaaataatatttacttatttataataattattataaattatacttatctataataagtattaacttattataaataattagccatgtcacTACGCCACGTCAGagaaaattacttaaaattctcaATGCAAAAATtgatagtaaaataaaaagtaaataaaaaaaaaattttattaaaatgattaaattataataattaagttATTACCATGTCGCTTTTTACTTCTGTTTAATGCATCAGAACTATATTCTGATAATTGTCGTTTCCTTTGACCTTTTATTTTGTCGATATGAATAGCTTCATCTAAAGACTTTGATCTATCAATTCGCTGTGCTTCTGAAGACATGGCTGGTCTTACTGGAAGAAGTGTCTTAATGCCACTTTGTGTTTTTTCTTCCCTAATTTTCATATCAAATAGTGTTCCTGGTGACATTGCACATGCATCTTCTTGTTTTTGTTCAATTTCATCATCCATATCTAAACTATGACTAGAACTTGGAGACATTCTATCCATTTTAATATCATCTGTTTGCACATCATTGGACTTTTCCATTTGGTCTACTTCATCCTCTGTTTCTACTGTTGTTGATACAATTGCTGTTGGCGATATAGGTTGAAGAGTGCTTGTTACAGAAGATGATGAAACATACAATGATTTATCTTGAATAAATTTTCTCTTTCCAAATTTATTGCACTTTTCTAACAAATTATTTGACTTTTTTGGAATAATATCTTCAACAGATTCCCCAATTGTTCTTGCATAAGCTAAATCTGCAACATTTGGTGTAGATCCCaaaaattttgaatattctGGATGATAATGTTTTATATGCATTTGTAGAAGATTTTCCTTCCTAAATGTTTTACTACATCCTTGTTTCGGACATTTATAAGCACTGTCCTCCATTTCTACTCGAAGTCCACCAATAAAAACAGCTGtcaacaaataaataaagaattatttttctaaCAACACATTAAacaaactttatatactacttaTTTACGcacttatttataaaaatatatttagtcCAATTTGGTTAATTaataatacgtaatatatataaacaatatTATCTACTAATACTTACAATAAATTACTCCTAATATAGGCAAGCATAAAAAAGTAAActcaataaaatatgaaaaatataaaaatgaaacaaagaAATGGAATCTTACCACCATCTTTAATAGATGTACTTGATGTAGATAATAATGTTGTAACTGGTGTACTTGGAGGAACAGGTAAAGAATTCTCAGTTATTGGCGTTGCCTTTGTTTTAGGCAATAAAGTCTTAATCTTTTTTGGAGTATCCACAATGATATCTTGTTTTGCTTTTTGActttgatttttcttttttcgatgaatgcaaaaatcaaatttttctgGATCAAAGTCGAATTGCCCctgattttccataaatgcCCTAATATCATTTTTTGATCTAAATTTTTTTCCACTTGATTTATGTAGAAATAATACATCCCATTTTCCAGCTGACGTACCAGCTTTTCTTTGAGTAAAATGTTTTTGCCATCCAGGTGGTAATCTCCTGTCTGCAACTATTATTGATCGACGCGGCCCTTTAGGAAACAAACATATTGCACGTTCACTTCATTTTtactcatatatatataaatgatgATAATGTAGAATAAGAATAGTGAGTgtaaatttccatttcttttgaCATACCATCATTTCCATCCACTATATAAGATTCAGTTCCCTGAGGTTCTCCATCAATCCATTCAGGACCCACATCTTCTACTTGATCCATTTCACTCTTAGATACTtcctttttactttttttaggATAAGCTTTCATTTTAGATACATTGGTATCAAACCCACGTAATAAATCTGTGCCTGGATCATAGCAAGGCCCAAATAAAGTTCCATctaaatcaattttattttccGAAAAGCATTCTACATTTTCATTAACTATAAttccttccttttttattaatttatctgtTTCATTTTTTGAACGTTTTCTATAATGTGTATGAAATAACTCCATCACTGTATGCTTTCTTTTCTTATCTCTTCTTTCTTGCTTGCTTCCTATATATTCTTCAGTTTGACTAGGTTGCTGTTACAAACAATACaatgaaattttacttttttcatCTTCTTTACTATTATTGAATTCACACATTTTACAAGTTTTAAAACAATTTTCAAGGAAACAAaggatagaaaataaattatttactttgatgttaattttattctataataatataaattgtttAATTGTGAAATTTAGttcaaaggaaaaaaggaaacaatTCATGTcatatgaaatttttaatttatgataataaagttgtatattatttatgtaataaCTGTTGATCTcatatataacatatttataaaattattttatacttttctcATTGACTTTAAGAAAGTGGTACatgattataaaaatatatttccaacaattatcACTGTTTTTCAATGTTTGGATGAATAAAGCAAATTCAAAACTCAATTTACTGTACATTCTGTTACTAATAATAACAAGAAAATAAGTAATTATAGCTGATTGAATTTTACATTAACGATAATATGACATAACCTTACTACAAACACTGTACCTTTGTGACTGTTGTAGCGATTTTTGTCATTTTTGACGATTTAATTGTCTTTGTATATCCATCATCAAACAGTACATCATATCTATCTGTAAAAATAATCTTAAATTAAAGAAGTACCACTTCTCGAATTAGAAGGATGTCCTATCACGAAACGTCAAACTAACAATATACGTAATTCTCATACGTAGTTAAGGTTAGATCACTTACCGTTTCCTAAGACGGCATTTACTTTAGCTGGATATTTTCTACCATCAGCCCACGTAGCAAGTATCCTTTCCCCCATTGAAAAGTCTTTCATTTTTGTTTCCCTAAGagattcaaatttatttattaccatATTTGGAAAAAATATGGTTAATTATTATGACAAATAAATTCAAATGATAGATTAATTTCTTATACAAACAGTAACTTtgttttacaatatttaaacactgtgcaaaaaataaataaggatcaaatgtaaatatagattactttatatttttaaGTCTGTATGACtgttaaaacattttttttcttttttttttttttttttttctacattcatttgagaaagaaaaagagagagggggaaaaaagagaaaagaaaaaacactAATGCATTGTAATTATAATTCTTAAAAGTTATTGTGAACGACAGTTTATATAATGTTAAAATGTATTCTGAAAAAGAATCTGTTTTAAATATTCCAGCTTCTATGAATATGACTTATGAAATaatatctaaatataaaataaggAGTTTGAAGTgtgtaaaatatgtatatatacacctGTGCACacatattttagaaaaataaaaataataagtcCGTTTTATTAAATCACAAAAAtttcttttccatttttttagGTAATAGGATGATGTAGAATACCTAtagtttaaaattattaaaattatagatTTAGATGAAAAGATAAGAGAAGAATGGAGAAAATTTATTATTGGtaacgtaaaaaataaaataatttaataacattTCTCATTACTGTATAAAAAATACTATAGATTATACAAATTCTTTTCACCTAGCTAATAATTATACAATATCCACTTACTGAGATGGTAGATTCCAGGTTTGTTCGCTTTAAAAAAGAATAGGTCTATAAGTAATGCAGaatatactttatataataaatcaagGCAAAAATTATTCacataaacatttttttattttccgtatctattaattcaaataattttgtGGTAGATTCATTGGAATATCTTTACTTACTTTGATTGTGTTTGCAATACACGTAATCTTGAACTATCCATAGGTATCCATTCATCAAACCTTGAACTCCATTTGTCAAAACGTATCAATACTTCTCGTTCATCCCAATCAGTTTCAACTACTTTCGCTGAATACCTACAATATAAcatcaaataaataaaatctttcatcaatatttattacaataaatataattatctaATTGTCATTAACTGTTCTACAAATATTTACCATTTTTCATTGAAATCTTTCGCTTCCAATTTGGCTCCAGGAAAAAATTTTAGTCCACCTCGATTAAAAATTTTTGGTTTTAATTCTTCTGGTTTATCAAATGTTTTTTCATCTCCCACTTCCATAGTTTTCAGTTCCTCTTTAATGGCCAaatctttttgtatatgttttatTGCTATATCAGATTCAACAATGCCTAATTGTACTGCCATAGTATTCACTTccatttctgaatttttatttatctcttGTTTCACAGTATATACATTTTCTTCTTTCACGTTCTTACATCCATTATCAAGTAATTCTGTTGAATCTAGTAAATTGAAGGAATTAACTGATGGTTCTGGTCGAGAAGAACATGTTTCTCCACAATTATTAGACTTTAATGTTCTGAGACCAGAATTCAGTGAAGAGGTAGATTGTTCTAAGTTCAGAATTTCAGAATTAATAAGATCTAAATCTTCCTGTGCATAAGAAGTTGATGATTTTACAGACATAATTACAGGATCTGTAAAAAGAATCAATATATAAGTTTAAAGTTttgagatattttttaaaaacgatACTCTATCCtacaataattttaaaatattcttagATGATATACATTAATAaacatcttttataaataaaatatttaaatgacaCTAAAATATTACTtcttattacatatatttatttataaaattgtatgaTATTACTATTAAAAACTATCTTTAAtaatttactattacaaaaatatataaatatgaaacaaaatatacagaataatagATAAcagtattaatattaaaaactaATGATATACTGTGTAAGGAGCATAACTGAactaataac
The Bombus affinis isolate iyBomAffi1 chromosome 2, iyBomAffi1.2, whole genome shotgun sequence genome window above contains:
- the LOC126928707 gene encoding PHD finger protein 20 isoform X3, encoding MKRRRVASHVKRISLVRTMRMARKCCVRSCEADVQDARAKGLPLHKFPKDINLRNRWLTSGGFEASFKPSPGQVVCHRHFKRADYEAAKGHKLLLRKGSVPSVFADYDNHPDPVIMSVKSSTSYAQEDLDLINSEILNLEQSTSSLNSGLRTLKSNNCGETCSSRPEPSVNSFNLLDSTELLDNGCKNVKEENVYTVKQEINKNSEMEVNTMAVQLGIVESDIAIKHIQKDLAIKEELKTMEVGDEKTFDKPEELKPKIFNRGGLKFFPGAKLEAKDFNEKWYSAKVVETDWDEREVLIRFDKWSSRFDEWIPMDSSRLRVLQTQSNEQTWNLPSQETKMKDFSMGERILATWADGRKYPAKVNAVLGNDRYDVLFDDGYTKTIKSSKMTKIATTVTKQPSQTEEYIGSKQERRDKKRKHTVMELFHTHYRKRSKNETDKLIKKEGIIVNENVECFSENKIDLDGTLFGPCYDPGTDLLRGFDTNVSKMKAYPKKSKKEVSKSEMDQVEDVGPEWIDGEPQGTESYIVDGNDGPRRSIIVADRRLPPGWQKHFTQRKAGTSAGKWDVLFLHKSSGKKFRSKNDIRAFMENQGQFDFDPEKFDFCIHRKKKNQSQKAKQDIIVDTPKKIKTLLPKTKATPITENSLPVPPSTPVTTLLSTSSTSIKDGAVFIGGLRVEMEDSAYKCPKQGCSKTFRKENLLQMHIKHYHPEYSKFLGSTPNVADLAYARTIGESVEDIIPKKSNNLLEKCNKFGKRKFIQDKSLYVSSSSVTSTLQPISPTAIVSTTVETEDEVDQMEKSNDVQTDDIKMDRMSPSSSHSLDMDDEIEQKQEDACAMSPGTLFDMKIREEKTQSGIKTLLPVRPAMSSEAQRIDRSKSLDEAIHIDKIKGQRKRQLSEYSSDALNRSKKRHEFPDEYGDLDDSTMDIEGAGPTTPTYRYSRRKSDSRSDENSQSKNEGVMMMINGEMVKVEQLRREEIINCTCGFMEEDGLMIQCDLCLCWQHGHCNAIEKEKDVPEKYVCFICRNPYRQRLSKKYFHDQDWIKEGKLPTLSSRTKNQHRVNQRTAMLKRSYDLVAALLHIQQVLHSLRVKINVAQKKDHPKLYLWAKNWEKVEVPKPNVTTVPIMEIMKVGKECTDIPSEGFHRTEVKTETKFSLRDDHDEKSIASDSELMKILEEDNITPDESKINGKKEDIIHQTKSHILLDALTKNDTSEGKYTNSLPSEVKTDTDIYENNVSPTTISANHLHEELNEHEMSAPLQPFIPQPEAPIDPGECRMRLLEHIEHFQHHIDAKLTFIEAEVCALEAMDPEDTSTLDVQPRTKQTVQMLVRDLNTVRKLAALC
- the LOC126928707 gene encoding PHD finger protein 20 isoform X1, which encodes MKRRRVASHVKRISLVRTMRMARKCCVRSCEADVQDARAKGLPLHKFPKDINLRNRWLTSGGFEASFKPSPGQVVCHRHFKRADYEAAKGHKLLLRKGSVPSVFADYDNHPDPVIMSVKSSTSYAQEDLDLINSEILNLEQSTSSLNSGLRTLKSNNCGETCSSRPEPSVNSFNLLDSTELLDNGCKNVKEENVYTVKQEINKNSEMEVNTMAVQLGIVESDIAIKHIQKDLAIKEELKTMEVGDEKTFDKPEELKPKIFNRGGLKFFPGAKLEAKDFNEKWYSAKVVETDWDEREVLIRFDKWSSRFDEWIPMDSSRLRVLQTQSNEQTWNLPSQETKMKDFSMGERILATWADGRKYPAKVNAVLGNDRYDVLFDDGYTKTIKSSKMTKIATTVTKQPSQTEEYIGSKQERRDKKRKHTVMELFHTHYRKRSKNETDKLIKKEGIIVNENVECFSENKIDLDGTLFGPCYDPGTDLLRGFDTNVSKMKAYPKKSKKEVSKSEMDQVEDVGPEWIDGEPQGTESYIVDGNDGPRRSIIVADRRLPPGWQKHFTQRKAGTSAGKWDVLFLHKSSGKKFRSKNDIRAFMENQGQFDFDPEKFDFCIHRKKKNQSQKAKQDIIVDTPKKIKTLLPKTKATPITENSLPVPPSTPVTTLLSTSSTSIKDGAVFIGGLRVEMEDSAYKCPKQGCSKTFRKENLLQMHIKHYHPEYSKFLGSTPNVADLAYARTIGESVEDIIPKKSNNLLEKCNKFGKRKFIQDKSLYVSSSSVTSTLQPISPTAIVSTTVETEDEVDQMEKSNDVQTDDIKMDRMSPSSSHSLDMDDEIEQKQEDACAMSPGTLFDMKIREEKTQSGIKTLLPVRPAMSSEAQRIDRSKSLDEAIHIDKIKGQRKRQLSEYSSDALNRSKKRHEFPDEYGDLDDSTMDIEGAGPTTPTYRYSRRKSDSRSDENSQSSQLNDSRVEKDDPLKGNVSKKDTNDGEENEGVMMMINGEMVKVEQLRREEIINCTCGFMEEDGLMIQCDLCLCWQHGHCNAIEKEKDVPEKYVCFICRNPYRQRLSKKYFHDQDWIKEGKLPTLSSRTKNQHRVNQRTAMLKRSYDLVAALLHIQQVLHSLRVKINVAQKKDHPKLYLWAKNWEKVEVPKPNVTTVPIMEIMKVGKECTDIPSEGFHRTEVKTETKFSLRDDHDEKSIASDSELMKILEEDNITPDESKINGKKEDIIHQTKSHILLDALTKNDTSEGKYTNSLPSEVKTDTDIYENNVSPTTISANHLHEELNEHEMSAPLQPFIPQPEAPIDPGECRMRLLEHIEHFQHHIDAKLTFIEAEVCALEAMDPEDTSTLDVQPRTKQTVQMLVRDLNTVRKLAALC